The stretch of DNA gaggctgctgctgctttctGCTGGTGTTTATGCCTTCTGGGGCGATTGCTGTGGTCTATTTCTGGAGCATCCCTCacagccaggagggcacaggaagCAAGTGCCATTCCTGTGTGCTGCCACAGAGAGCTGGGCGGCCGCTCCCCACACCCAGTGAGTATGTGTTGGTGACAATctggtgcctggggggctcctaGGGCTCCTTCTGAGTGCACAGGGGTCCCCGAGAAGAAGCCGGGCCAGACCAGTGATTGCCACCTACAAAGGTTATGATCACTTGCTGTTGTCCCCAAGCAATCACAGATTTCATTTGTCCAGGGAATACTGCAAACTGGCTGTGGGACAGACAGGGACAGTGATGCGATTTGAAAACCAAggagtcgggatccctgggtggctcagccattgagcatctgcctttggcccagggcatgatcctggagtcccaggatcaagtcccacattgggctccctgcgtggagcctgcttctctttctgcctatgtctctgcttctctgtgtgtgtgtctctaatgaataaataaataaaatctttaaaaaaaaaaaaaagaaaggaaagaaagaaagaaaaagaaaggaaggaaataaagaaaagaaaagaaagaaaaagagaaagaaagaaaaccaaggagccaggatccctgggcggctcagccattgagcatctgcctttggctcagggtgtgattccagggtcctgggattgagtctccctctgcctgtgtctctgcctctctctgtgtgtctctcatggataaataaataaaatcttttaaaaaaagagagagagaaagaaagaaaaagaaaggaagaaaggaagagaaagaaaagaaaaaaggaaggaaggaagggagagaagaaaggaaaagaagaaaaaagaaaagaaaagggccagagggagatTGAAGAGTGTGTGCAGTTGCTTGAGCCGAGTGTCAGCTGGGAGGAGCATGCCACCTCCTTTATGACTGCAACACAAGCAATTTCTTTAAAGTCGGGTACATCAGTAAAATTCACCCCTTACCAGCGTGTACGATCtcaccaccacagtcaagataccAAGCACCTTTGTAATCCCAGAACGTCCCCCCGACGCCCTTGTAAAGCCAACCCCGACCCAACCCAGCAACCACCAATCGGTTCTCTGTCCTTAGCGCTGCGGCTCTCCCCGGATGTCCTATAAACGGAATCAGATAATACGTAACCTTTTGAGTCTGCCTTTAACTTCAGCAAATGCACTGGAGATCCATCCGCACTAACCGCCCCAACCCCTTCCTTTTGACACCCGCGGTCTTCCAGGGGCGGACGGGCCATGGGGTCTCCGGGCAGAGATGGGAGGCACCTGCAGGCAGGTCTTTGTGTGGTCCTGTTGCCGTCCTCGGGATTGCCCGAGAGTGGGGTTGCTCAGCCGTGTGGTCTGCAGATGTTTAACTTGACAAGAAGCCGCCGAGCTCCTCCAAACAGCTGCACCATCTTGCATTCCTCTCGAGTCCAGTTGCTCTGGTTCCTGGGGAAAAATTTCAAGAATAAAGCAAACTAGGCTTTGGTGCCGCAGGGCAGCTGACGGGAGATGCGCCACACCCGTCCCTTGCACCCCCATCCCCCTGCATATATACACCCCTACCCTCATCCCCTGTACCCCCAtcccctctgcacacacacacccccaccctcGTCCCCTGTACCCCCATCCCCTCTGCACACACATACCCCCACCCTCGTCCCTTGTACCCCCGtcccctctgcacacacacacccccaccctcatcccctgtACCCCATCCCCTGCACACCCCCACTCTCATCCCCTGCACCCCCATCCcgttgtacacacacacacacccgttcCGTGCCCCCATCCCCCCTGCACACATACACCCCTACTCCCAACACCTGCACCTCCAtcccccctgcacacacaccccacccccaacccctgcacccccatccccctgcacacacacacacatccccaccCTCATCTGCTGCAACCCTGCGTCCCCTTCAGGGTTCTTTTCCGTTTGAGTCTGTAGAAGTGCTGTTCCGGCCCTTGCTGGGGTTATTGCTGGACCTCCTGCTGTCAGGCCTTCCCGTGATAGATGGCTTTTACACATCGGGCACGCAGCCCGTGCCGGGCCTGGGCCTCGCACTCGAGAGCCACGGTGACGCCAGATAAATGACCACAGCCTGTTTCCTGCACGCCACGGCTTGTACATGCCCTCTCTCCCTGCAGCTGCACCCGGGGCGTCCTGGGGGCCGTTCTAGCTGGAGGAGGGCCAGGGAGACGGGCCTTGAGGGGCAGCCACCCCTGGCCACAGGAAGCCACagattcacccccacccccagccccctgcacGTCTGCCAGGCGTGGACTCAGCCAAGatacagaggagcagagggattgCCAGCCCCTGGCCTGGGGAAATTGATGTTCTTGTGTGGGGCACAAATGAGCAACATACACCCCAGGCTAAGCAGTATGACCAAAGATGACGAGTGACAGTTCGGGGAtccgtgccccccaccccccagtggcACAGACGGCTGCACCCCTTTCTCATGTGAGGACAGAAAGTACCCTGAAGGCTGGGTTGCTGGTTGGGTGACATGGATTAGGTCCTAAATGACCCTGGGAACCCTGTCAAGTTGATAAGGAGAGGGGCTGGGACCGTagcggggggcgggagggtgggCAGCAATGGGGTCCAGAAGGCTGAATTTGGGGGCGCTACAGGTAAGACAGGTGCCCTCTGTGCTCCCTGCCAGAGCTGCGCTTCAGCTGCTCCTTCCCTAGGGAAAAAGTGGCATTGGAGACCCTTGAGCTGTGGGAGCCTAGAGGCCGGCGGGCTCAGAGGTCCCCAAAGATTGGGGGGTGTGGAGAGGACAACCGGGCTCCCTGAGACCTGGGTCGGAGACAGAGagcagtgggtggggtgggggcagcttcCTGGACACCACCCAGCAGCCTGGGAGCAGAGCTTGGCACAGGGTCCTGGCAGGTCCCAGGTGGGACTGACATGCTCTCCTCTGTCTGTCCCTCCGCCATCCAGGTGCAAGTTCTTCAGCCTAACCGAGACGCCGGAGGATTACACCATCATTGTTGATGAGGAGGGGTTCCTAGGTGAGTGCTTCTGTCACCCGGGCTTGGCTGGACTGTGGCCTGCGGTCAGTGCTGAGGCCTGCGGTCAGTGCTGACTGCACGCCGCCTTATTTCTGCCGCCTGCCTGCCACCTTATTTCTGCCCCTACTCATCTTCtttctgccccctgcccaccgCCTTATttctgccccctgcctgcccgCCGCCTTATTTCCTGCCCCAATCACCTTCTTATTTCTGTCCCCATCCTGCTGCCTTATTTCTgcccccctctccttcctgctagGTTAGAAAGTCAGCagaatctgttttcttctctccctctgccctggctgCTCCCCTCCCTTTCTGCTCACAAGACCACCCAGGGAAAGGCCCCGAAGCTAAAAGGGTCAGTTAGACACAGTGCTTATCCAGTTGGGAACTAAAGGCTACCAAGAAGGAACCCAGGGCTtgtttttattgagcacctactgtcgagtgagatgctttttttttttttttaagattttatttatttattagagcgcACGCACatccaggggcagagggagagggaggagcagactcccctgataagcatggagcccgatgtggggctcaatcccaggaccccgggatcatggcctgaaccaaaggcagatatttaaccgactgagccacacaggtgtccccgaGTGAGATGCTTTAAAACATCCTCAGTCCATTGTTCCCAGGTGTGGTTCCTGTAAGCGGTGATGATCTTCCTTTTACGATGTTCCTTTGCATAAAATCCACCCTTTTAAAGTGTCCGGTCTGGTGGTTTTTGATATGCATGGGGTTGTGCAGCCATCCCCACCATCTGATTCCAGAGCAtgttcatcaccccaaaaagaaaccccaaacccTGTACCTGTCAGCAGCCCTCCCtgttgctccccacccccacatcctttcagttttatttagtCAGGGTTGTGTTTGTCCTGGTCTAAAGCACAGCACGGGTTCCTTTGTGCTAAGCGTACCCAGGGGTTCACGAGGAGGTGGTGGTATTTACACCCTAGAGCGAGGAGCAGCGAGTGGAGAGGAAGTCACACGCCCAGGCTCACAAGCCATGAAgttgagcacacacacacacacacacacccaacccAGAGCTGGTGTTCCCTCCGAGCCCCTCAGTTCCCTCCTCAAAAGCATACAGAGAATGCAACAAAtccaacatttttataaaagccCTCTCCAGCCCCAGTGACAACTCCTGGTCAcatttccatctttctctttccaaCATCTACTGTGCACGGGCTGTTTTTAGTGTACGTGTGATAGTGTCCTGGAGGGAAACATTTTCGCCTGATGCTGTAACGTCACGTTTCCTGTGATATCACAGCCTCCTGCAATGAGCGTCGTGGATGGGGCCTGCCCTCTTGCCCCGTCCCCTCTGGTTAGGGTCCATGCAGGTTTCGCTGTTCTCCGGTGATAACTTTATGAGCTCCTGAAATGTGTTATCTTTATTCTTACTCAGGCTGATTCCTAAAATGGGGTTGGAGACACAGCATTATGGGGTCAGAAGCCAACTGTTGATGGGGTTCTCAGTACAAGTTGGGGCCACCGTGTGAGATGGAGGAGCCCTAGAGGAACAGCCTCACCCCGGCACTCTGTCCTTACACACCCCCGCCCTGAGCACCTAGCCAGTATGGGGGACCGTCACCTGGCCCCCCCACGTCTAAAAAGGCACAGTGTTCCTCCCTGCCTCTAAGGGGACAGGGCAGGCCGTAAGGGAGACCCCTGCCCATCATCAAAGCTgtctgcttattcattcattcatttattcattcattcagcatgaCACTTTCTGAGCCAAGGAGCCACAAACAGAAACCTTGGCCTTAACCACAAAGCAGGTCACATGCTTGGGCAGCCCAAAGCCATTTCCATTTTTGTGCGGGCCCTGCTGAGAAGTGTGGCACCTCAGACAAGAGGGAACGCCCCAGAGCGTCTCTTCCCTGGAACACATACCCTGTCTAAGCTGAACTCTCCATCTTGAGTCAGCAGATGAGCCAGCTCGgtgcacagggagggagggagggagggagggaggccgcaGGACCCGGGGAGCCGGTGTGGCAGCCCTGGACGCCCACGTCTGTAGGGATCGTCAGCAGGGAGGTGTCCGGCAGCTGTGTGGCTGTCTGTTCAGAGCCAGCCCCCTGGGGTGCAGGAGGCACCTCTGACCCCGCGAGCCTCGGGGCCTGCCAGCTGCCGACACTGTCAGCTGTTGAGTCTGAGTCGTCATGATTGCGGTTGAGTCACGGCACCCTGCTGCgcaggacccccccccctccAAGGAGGAGCCCTTGAAATAGGAAGTGCCATAGCAGAGCAGATACGTGAGCGCCCTGAATCCGCACACCGACTTATTCCATGGCCCCGACACAGCTGCTGGCTGCAGACTCTGCGCTCATGAGCCCTGGGAAAGATTCTTATTAACTTcatttatagacaaggaaactgaagcacagaaatgtACGTAACCTGCACAAGGCTTCAGGGTTGGTGTCCTCTCTGGATGCTTCCATGGCATGGGCCCTCGCCGGGGGAGGTCAGAAGTGCAGGAATCCCGCCTTTGCCCCTAAGGTACTTATGGTTCTGGGAGGACAGAAACTCAGAAACCAGAATTATAGTCTCAAGAGAGAGTGGCACCCAGCCAGCCAGCAGATGTGCAGTCCaagaggacttcctggaggaggcagtgcTTGAGACAAACCCAACTAAATGAGTACAGAGCCTACCTGGTGGAACCTGTGGAATTGGGAGCGGGGAGGCTTCCAGAATGGAGGGTTGCTTGGCACTCCCAGAGAACTGAAGGTGAGAAGACAGAGCAGAAAGAGGTCAGATGAGGAAggccaggagaggcagaggcagggggagccAGTGAAGGGTCTTACCTGATCTTGAAGGGCTTGCCTGGAGGAGAGAGCCGAGTAAGGAGCCTGGTACTCTGAGGACAGAGCAGGGATCAAGAAAGAGTCAAACTCCGGATTGACCTGGGACTTTTGCTGCAGGAAAAAAggctgcccagcagggagcctcacaCTGTATTTGGGTCTGGAAGACCTGGTGAGCCTTCCTGCATTTCCCTTTCTGGGGAGCTCAGAAGAGGACACTCTTGGGGAGTTTACGTAGTcacagaaggcttcctggaggaggcgatTTTTGTTGCctttaaagagggagagagcatgtcAGGTGGGGACGTATGAGCAAGTGCAGAAACCACATCCAAAACGCAGATGGAAAGACAGGTTCAGGCAAAATAATGAGAGCAGCAGTACCTGCCCTGACCTCTGGGTGGTGGGCAGAGTCTGAGGTTTGCGGCTTAGAGGGGCCCAGTGCTTGTGGGTCCCATGTGCCGAAGCGAGCACATCGTGTCCGGCAGTGTGAGCCCTACCACACGGGGGCAGGGTGCGCTGGGGGGGGCATGAGTGtgcaggaggtggagggaggagtcCTTGAGAAGCCTCACCCCCGGCAGGGATGGGAAGACCCAGGTTCGGATCCAGCTCTGCCAATGTCACTGCTGGTGATTTCTGGGCAAGCTGCTCAGCTTCCCAGGGCCTCATCCCAAACACAGGATCCCCTGTCCCTTCTGTAGGCACACTCGCGACCATGCAGCATGCGCGTGCTTGGCGGGCACTAGGGGTCGCCGTGTGCACTTGGCGTGTCAGCTGGCGTGTCAGAGGGCTGTGCCCACAGAGCTGTGAGCTCCTGCCACCCGCCTTGTGGCTTGTACTTGACCATGTCAGCAAAGCTAGGGGACAGAGCGGTGCCCCCAGCGGGAGGCGCCAGGAGGTCCCAGTCGGCCAGTGCTGACTGTCCCCCTGAAGCCGGTCCTCCCAGGGAGCACTGACAGGAGGTGGTGCCCACTTGTATTTGGACTGTCCCCCGTGCTCTGCCCACACTATGTAAAATAACCTGGAGCTGAGATTGCattttggggaggggaggggtgggcctTGAGTGCCTCCCCCTGCAGAGTCCTCGCCATTCCCATGACACCCCAGCTCCCCCCTGCCCCGGCCTCCATCATATTTATCACATCTACGGAATGAGACATTTACTCTGTATAACATACGTCCTCCCCTCCTCAGTTATCCAAAAATTTACTTTATAGCTGGGAACTGTGTTTTTTAAGCAGATGTGTAGAATTCTGTCGTAGATAAACTGGTTCATCTGCCTGGCCCCATCGTTAGATTTTAGGGAGCACCCAGGTAGGTGTTGGTTTTAAATCCCTTTGGGTCACACACTTGCCCGTGAGTCTTGTCTTTGCCCTACGTGTTAACTGCTCCTTTACAGTGAAATTGCGCGTTGAAAAAACTCCTGATATGTGTTGGCCAACTGTGATCGGGAAGCCAGCAAAAGCACCACCAGCAGTGTACTAACAGAAAGGCTCTGGCATTTGGTGAGCACTTGGACGCCAGGCACTTAGCTAAGCGCTTGGTggggattatctcatttaatcctcgaAGCATCTTCTGGAGCTGATCCTGATTTCATCGTTCTGCATTTACAGTTAAGAAACTAAGGGGCGCTGACTTTGCCCAAAGTCGTACAGACAGGATTAAACCCTCCCGCCTGACCCCAGGACTCTCGACCCTGCTGCGAGCAGGGTAGGAGAAGCCTGAGAAGCACAGGCTGAATGGGGAGCATGCTTCTGTGTAGTTCAGGGAACCGCAGGGTCCTACAGTCGGAACAgaggaggcctggggtgggggtacGGAGAGCAGGGCAGcacagggggcaggaggggcggcTCCACCCCCCACAGAGCCGCCCACCTCTGTGGCTGGAGGTGACAAGACACCGTTAACCTCTACTACCACACAGCGTACGCAGCTCTGAGAGGCTATTTTTAGGGTCTTGTACTATGTGTGGTGACAGAAATAATCCATTTTTGTCTTGGAATGGGTCCACTTTTCCTCTAGGGAAGGGCAGGCTTGCTGCCTCCTGGTCAGCCTTCTGGCAGCTCATCCCCACGGCCCCAACCTGGGGGGGCGTTGGCGGGGGGTGAGGACGGGCCCCACACAGGCCTTCCCTCGCCCCGTGCAGAGTGCCGGAGCAGCGTTTGAGGTCCCTGCTCCTCTGACAAAGCGCGCCCTCCTGGCAGTGTCAGAGGGTGATCGCTGGTCTGAAGCTGACCACGGTCGGTGGGTGCTAGCCAGGGCCGAGAGCCAGGAGCCCATCGCCCACCCGCTCCCCAGACAGCTGGACTGACCTGAGATCCTGTGTCcccgcctccacccccaccacctacTGTCACCTGGAGGGGGGCTGACTGCCCAGAGCTTTCTGTGCGTGCGTCCACGAGCAGACGGGCAGCGTCCTGCCCCGTCCCCCATGGGTGGGCCGAGTATTCGAAGAGCTTGGCCGAGGTACGGTGGCCGCTCACCTTGCACAGCCACCAGAAATGAAAGGAATCACAAATCAAACTTACAGTCCTAGGGCAGccgggtggcacagcagtttagcgccgccttcagcccagggcgtgatcctggagacccgggatcaagtctgtcaggctccttgcctgtgtctctgtctctgtctctgtctctgtctctgtctctctctctctctctctctgtgtctctcatgaataaataaataaaatcttaaaaaatatatatctttaaaaaacaatttacagTCCTGTTTCTTCTGTTGCACTAGCCACGTGTGAGCTGCTAGCATTTTGGGCAAGCACAGGTGTAGAGCCTCTCCATCCCTGCACAAAGCTCCCACGACAGCGCTCCTTGAGAGCTTTTTGAGAAAggacttcagcttttttttttttttttttaatttattcatgagagacagagagaggcagagacagaggcagtctccttgaggggagcccaatgcgggactcgatcccaggaccccgggatcacgccctgagctgaaggcagacgctcaaccactgagccacccacgtgccccaggactttggcttttacccGAGATATGCAGGGAGCCGCTGGGTGGGTTTGGGTTGAAGAAGCCTGGAATGGGGGGCAGAGGGCTGGTTCGCAAAAGCTTGTATTAGCATGCGGCAACATAAGACATAAATGACCCTTCCAGAATTTCCCCAAGAAGGCCAAAGGGATCCTGCTCTCATGAAAggggcattttctttcttttctttttttttttaagatgttatttatttattcatgagatacagagagaggcagagacacaggcagagggagaagcaggctccatgcagggagcccaatgtgggactcgatcctggggatctaggatcacgccctgggccaaaggcaggcgctaaaccgccgagccacccagggatcccggaaggggcattttcaagatttcatcattaaatattaaaatgatggcTGCCCACTGTCAGGATCACAGGAAGTGTTGGGTTGACCATCTCACACAGCTGGCCCATCAGGATCCCTGGCCCTTGGTGGCTCCGGGGGCTGGCTGTGCAGATGATGGCAGGGTTGGGGGGTTCACagtgctgccccccccccagggtcAAGCCCTTCAGGATTTCAGAGGTGGAGCTGTGTGTTCTCCCATAATGCAGGGCTGAGGGAAACCAGGAGAGAAATCCCAGGCCCCCCTACCCTGTCTCCTGGTTTCTCTTCCACTCCCAACCCCCTGAGAGGTTCCCGGGAACCTCTATGAAAACTGGGGAGTGAGGGgggtgcacctggatggctcagtcagttaagcgtctgacttgatttcagctcaggtcatggtctcagggctgtAGGATCCAGGCTCCTTGctaagcggggagtctgcttgacattctctcctcttgcccctcctcccctgctgtgcactctttcttaaataagtaaatcttaaaagaaataaaaagtaaaatgggtCCTGTTCCACCCATATGAGGGCCGTGGCCGCAGCCCCTGACCGCCAGAAGGGTAATGCAAACTGGAAATAACAAAATCATTACTCACTGCTGACTACCCATCGTTTCACGGCTGAGGCAATAGAAACCCAACACACATCAGCCGCTTGTCACCCAGGCTCCTGCCCTGCCAAGCGCCTGGCACGTCCAAAGTCCTCTGAGGGCCTTCCCTGCCTGGTCCTCCCAGGATGGGACCTCCGATCCTGTCCTCCTTTGACAGATGAGGGTGCCGGGGCCCAGGGGCCAGAGCTGGCCAGGGTCCCACAGCTGGCCCGcgcctctctccccatccctgcagcctgccctgccccctgccctgagGACCCGGGACCCTTCAGTCACAGGCCtgccttctgtgtgtctcccccACCCACAGAGCTGCCCTCCTCAGAGCACCTGAGCGTGGCGGACGCCACCTGGCTGGCCCTGAACGTGGTGTCAGGCGGGGGCAGCTTCTCCAGCTCGCAGCCCATCGGCGTGACCAAGATTGCCAAGTCGGTCATTGCCCCGCTGGCCGACCAGAACATCTCCGTGTTCATGCTCTCCACCTACCAGACGGACTTCATCCTGGTGAGCTGTGGCCCCCATTGCGCGATTCGCTCAGAGGCCAGGACTACCTTAGGGTCATGGGTCAAGTGTCAGCATGGCCCAGGCAGGACTGCGGGGCTCTGACCAGCCCCACACACCACCTGCCTTTTGCGGGCCAGGCTTGGTGTGACCCAGAGCTCAGGATGTGAGGGCTGGGAGCACGTGCGGACAGGGGTGGCCAGAGCGTCTGGTCACAGGGCCCATGGCGGATCCTGGCCACTACACCGTTCATTCTGTCCTCCCACAGGTGGGGCCACCCTCCAGAGCTTGGGCCTTGGAGGGGTGGGGACAGGTCTAGGCATAGCCCTGCAGGGTGAGAAGGGGCATACCCCCCAGCCCTCTGCAGAGTCCTGTCTCCCCTGCATCATCCCTGCCACCCCCGGGGAGGCCCAAGTACCTGGTTCCAGGTGCCCGTTCCCCCCAGCATGGGGAAGCTGGTTCTGGGAGCAGAATCCCCCAGTGGCCCGAGGGACACTCACATCCTTGACTCCCTGTTCCCAGGTACGTGAACGGGACCTGCCCTTTGTCACTCACACCTTGTCATCAGAGTTCACCATTTTGAGAGTCGTCAATGGCGAGACGGTAGCGGCTGAGAACCTCGGCATCACCAATGGCTTCGTGAAGCCCAAAATGGGTGAGTTGAGGAGGCTCTGTGCAGGGGAGAACTCAAGAAGTTACCAGGTCCTACCCCAGAGCAGCCACATCTCAGAGTATCTGTGATGCACCAGACATAACACAGGGTAAGAGTCCTGGTCAGACCCTGCTCTCAAGGTCTAGCAAGGGCAGGGGACATGGACACGGCCGGTGATGGCTAGAAGCCACTCCTCAGCCACCCGAGGTATCAGGATGGGCCTCCCAGAGGCAGCGACTCTCAAACTGAAGCTTGGAGCACAAGTAGGAGCTCAGCCAGATGGAAAAGGTTGGAAAGGCCATTCACTCCAGGCAGTCGGCAAGGCATGTGCTAAGGCCCGGGGGTCTGGAAGTGAGCCTGGAGAATCAGGAGAGCTGTGGGTGGTACCAGAGGCTGCAGAAGGAGCAGGGACCAGGTCTCCTGGAGCAGCTGTCAGCTGACCCCACTCCTCTTCCCGGGTCCTCCTCCCGCCCCATGCCGCTCCTCCCGGCCTCAGCACCCGCTCTTTTTGCTCTCACAGTCCAGAGGCCTGTCATCCACCCTCTGTCCAGCCCAAGCAATAGGTTCTGTGTCACCAGCCTGGACCCTGACACGCTGCCTGCAGTTGCCACGCTCCTCATGGACGTCATGTTCTACTCCAACGGGTACGTCCCCCTTGAACGTGAGAGGccgcagggagccccagtctgagtgGGGAGACAGATCTGCCACCTGCCCTGGAAGCTGGTCCGAGGGTGGGGGTGGATCATAGCTCTACCCAAAAGTCACACTCTGTGAGGGGAGACATCATTCCTTGGGAACCCCTGAAACATGGTGAAGCCCCAGGGGCATGCATATGTTAGTGGGATAAATACCCCATTCACTGTTCCCTGAGCCCCAAGGGCAGGTCCAGTCCATAGAGGAGCCAGGAGGGTTTTCACTCAGCAGACAACAGGCTTTGCATTTTTCCTCAGAGCAGATTGTAAGTTCAGGTGCTAGGTGGGGTGAGACCAGAGGCCCGTGAGCTGGAGTGACCACAGACTGTGCCCTGAGGTGTGGGGCAGTGCAGGGACAGTGCACAGAGGGCCGGCTGGGACTGTGATGTGTGGTGCTCACCTCCGTGAACTCTGTGGGCTCATCGCCCCTCCAATGAGACCGAGGGTGGGGACAGAGGTTCGGGGTCACCCAGCAAGTCATCCAGGACAGGATCAGGGCCATGTTCCTGGCCATTGCTCTTCTCAGCACCCTGTGCAAAGGCCGACGAGCAGCAGGCAGGCCGGGTGGGTACAGCAGGGGTCCCCCGCACccctcaccaccccaccccccggcccccagggTGAAGGACCCCATGGCTGCCGGTGAGGACTGTGGCCACATccgcttcttctccttctccctcatcgAGGGCTACATCTCCCTGGTGATGGACGTGCAGACCCAGCAGAGGTGAGTTGGGCCTGGGGTGGGCTGGGCTCCGTGGCACACGCACCCTGTCCACAGTCAGGGCTTGCCTCGTGGCTGAGCTGGCCCCATCCTACAGATGACAGCCACTCAGAGAGATGAAGGCCCAGGTTATCAGGGCTGTCCCCTCTCTGCAGCTGGGTGGTGGCGACAGCGTCCTTTACCAATCAGCAGAGGGAGGGCGTTTGTTCCCAAGCCCTCTCCCAGCTTTGCCTTCCTGTTCCCCCCCAGATGAGGAGGGCTCAGGAGGGGGCCTGGAGCCTCCTGAGCTCCCTGCTCTGGCCCAGCACCAGAGCCCTGAGGACACCCACAGTTCCTACCACGGGATCACAACCCAGGTCAGCCTCTGgggtatttctctctctccttattcaGGTTCCCTAGTAATTTGTTGTTCACAAGTGCATCTGGAGAGCTCTGGAAGATGGTGCGGATCGGAGGACAGCCCCTGGGATTCGGTGAGCTCTGGGGGGTGCCACACCGGTTGGGGGGGGGCTAGCATCGCCATCTGGGCTCACTCACCCCATGGTACAGATGGGGAGGTGGAGGCTTCAGGAGCCTTGGGCCCTGGACCAGCGAGTGACAGGAGGCTTGGGCCTCCAGAGGATGGGAGGAGCGCCTACAACCAAAACACTCTTACTTCTGTCCCCCTAGAAATTGCATACCTGTTTATTAGTACAGCATCAGGGGTGTGATAAAAATCGAaaaggaaggggtgcctgggtggctcagtcagtaagcggCTGACTCTCGATCTCCACTCAGGTCGTGAAGTTAGGGTTCTGAGTTTGGGCCCTGCTTTTGGGCTCCGTGCTGGACATGGGgtctactttagaaaaaaaaaatcactcctttgTCCCAGCTGCTCACAGGCAATGGCTGTTGTTCTAAAGAGTGTCCCTCACAGAAATAAATGCAGTTGCAGTCAGACTTAGACCCCCAGCACTCACCCCTACGTACCTCACCTCTTCTGTCCTGGGAAGGGGCAGCTTCTCCATGGTCTCGATGACCTGATCCCCCAGGAGGACATCCGCAGAGATTCCCTAAGATTCTcta from Vulpes vulpes isolate BD-2025 chromosome 3, VulVul3, whole genome shotgun sequence encodes:
- the CASTOR2 gene encoding cytosolic arginine sensor for mTORC1 subunit 2, giving the protein MELHILEHRLQVASVAKESIPLFTYGLIKLAFLSSKTRCKFFSLTETPEDYTIIVDEEGFLELPSSEHLSVADATWLALNVVSGGGSFSSSQPIGVTKIAKSVIAPLADQNISVFMLSTYQTDFILVRERDLPFVTHTLSSEFTILRVVNGETVAAENLGITNGFVKPKMVQRPVIHPLSSPSNRFCVTSLDPDTLPAVATLLMDVMFYSNGVKDPMAAGEDCGHIRFFSFSLIEGYISLVMDVQTQQRFPSNLLFTSASGELWKMVRIGGQPLGFDECGIVAQISEPLAAADIPAYYISTFKFDHALVPEENISAVISALKVSQAEKH